Proteins encoded together in one Fibrobacter sp. UWP2 window:
- the hisN gene encoding histidinol-phosphatase: protein MENQELLKIALKTAELAQANILKYYQADVGVEWKADNTPVTIADKSTEEVARMFWAKETPGFGVIGEEFGIESPDAEYQWVIDPIDGTKSFVHGVPLFGTLIALYKRNVPVCSVIRIPAMNTAVWAVNGGGAFLDGKPCHCSKTAALKDATVLSGTVNTMETKGFGEGFTQLRRSAKLYRGWGDCYGYYLVTAGRADIMLDPVVSLWDIAPFPLLLQEAGGKFSTIDGKTELFDASGKPTAPIYEGFTSIATNGLLHEEVLRLMNN from the coding sequence ATGGAAAACCAGGAACTTTTGAAGATTGCCCTCAAGACGGCAGAGCTTGCCCAGGCGAACATCCTCAAGTATTACCAGGCGGATGTGGGCGTCGAGTGGAAGGCCGACAATACGCCGGTGACCATCGCCGACAAGAGCACCGAAGAAGTCGCCCGCATGTTTTGGGCCAAGGAGACTCCGGGCTTTGGCGTGATTGGCGAGGAGTTCGGGATCGAGAGCCCCGATGCCGAATACCAGTGGGTCATTGACCCGATTGACGGCACCAAGTCGTTTGTGCATGGTGTGCCGCTGTTCGGTACGTTGATTGCGCTTTACAAGCGCAACGTTCCCGTTTGTTCTGTGATCCGCATCCCGGCGATGAATACGGCGGTGTGGGCGGTGAACGGCGGTGGCGCCTTTTTGGACGGAAAGCCGTGTCATTGCTCCAAGACCGCGGCTCTCAAAGACGCCACTGTGCTCTCGGGTACGGTGAACACCATGGAGACCAAAGGTTTTGGTGAAGGCTTTACTCAACTTCGCCGCAGCGCCAAGCTCTACCGCGGGTGGGGCGATTGCTACGGCTACTACCTGGTGACCGCCGGCCGCGCCGATATTATGCTAGACCCGGTCGTTTCGCTCTGGGACATTGCCCCGTTCCCGCTCCTTTTGCAGGAGGCTGGCGGCAAGTTCAGCACCATTGACGGCAAGACTGAACTCTTTGACGCAAGCGGAAAACCCACGGCGCCGATTTACGAAGGCTTCACGAGCATTGCGACGAACGGGCTCCTGCACGAAGAAGTCCTGCGCTTGATGAACAACTAG
- a CDS encoding DNA internalization-related competence protein ComEC/Rec2, producing MVLLAGMLMVFLKATGLPHKVVRIAAIVLLFIYIPITGGSPAVRRAVLMFAVPQLGALLQRPANTLNSLGVALLFILIPNPGVLWNPGFQFSVTATMGILIGGPINPLQKLPEALTKNKWWMRFQNFILNPTYVTLCATLSTAPFLIHHFKTLSPVAWLGNIVVVPAISWGMQAGLFALLSPVDFLRQHFCYAAGFFLRIASLLTRMLSDSSEASITVGPFAPAELLILGILFLLIPMMRKNAIARAYALISVLVFAFLFCFGAYREIVHPTWKLAIIDIGQGDSILITTPSGKNLLVDTGPNDKRDSGKDIIVPYLHHIGVMRLDALIISHPDADHFGGAKAIIKSFPVKEVWITECARTEPKSAWLSTLAEAADRGILIRDIRRGFTWKERLFELHAVHPQPNECVETNEGSITLRAKGLGHSAVLTGDLTTAGEKEILRTGAYLKSDVLKLGHHGSKTSSSVLFLNAVNPRLALISSGRHNRFRHPHKQVTRRLDSLGIPYLNTATSGTITVKFTPDTMLINTMWN from the coding sequence GTGGTGCTCCTGGCGGGGATGCTCATGGTATTCTTGAAGGCGACCGGCCTCCCCCACAAGGTGGTGCGCATCGCCGCCATCGTCCTCCTGTTCATCTACATTCCCATAACCGGAGGCTCGCCCGCAGTGAGACGCGCCGTACTGATGTTCGCCGTGCCGCAGCTGGGGGCATTGCTGCAACGCCCCGCAAACACCCTGAACAGCCTCGGCGTCGCCCTGCTGTTCATCTTGATTCCCAACCCGGGCGTGCTCTGGAATCCCGGTTTCCAGTTTTCGGTCACCGCCACCATGGGAATCCTTATCGGTGGTCCGATAAACCCACTCCAAAAACTTCCCGAAGCACTCACCAAAAACAAATGGTGGATGCGTTTTCAAAATTTCATCCTAAACCCCACATATGTTACTTTATGCGCAACCCTTTCAACCGCCCCGTTCCTAATACACCATTTCAAGACGCTCTCCCCCGTCGCCTGGCTCGGCAACATCGTTGTCGTACCCGCCATTTCGTGGGGTATGCAGGCGGGGCTCTTTGCCCTCTTGAGCCCTGTCGATTTTTTGCGGCAGCACTTTTGCTATGCGGCAGGGTTCTTTTTGCGCATCGCAAGTCTCCTCACCCGGATGCTCTCGGACTCCTCGGAAGCCTCCATCACGGTAGGGCCCTTCGCGCCGGCGGAGCTCCTCATTTTGGGAATTCTCTTTTTGCTGATTCCCATGATGAGGAAAAACGCCATCGCCCGCGCCTACGCCCTTATAAGCGTCCTTGTGTTCGCCTTCCTCTTTTGCTTTGGCGCCTACAGGGAGATTGTCCACCCCACATGGAAACTCGCCATCATCGACATCGGTCAGGGCGACAGCATCCTCATCACGACGCCCTCGGGCAAAAACCTACTGGTGGACACCGGTCCCAATGACAAGCGCGACTCCGGTAAAGACATCATTGTCCCATACCTGCACCACATTGGCGTCATGCGGCTGGACGCCCTCATCATCTCGCACCCTGACGCCGACCATTTCGGCGGTGCCAAGGCCATCATCAAGTCATTCCCCGTAAAGGAGGTCTGGATTACCGAATGCGCAAGGACCGAACCCAAAAGCGCCTGGCTCAGTACCTTGGCGGAGGCCGCCGACAGGGGCATCCTCATCAGGGACATCCGGCGCGGCTTCACTTGGAAGGAACGACTGTTCGAACTCCATGCCGTCCACCCGCAGCCCAACGAATGCGTCGAGACCAACGAGGGGAGTATCACCCTCCGCGCCAAGGGACTCGGACATTCCGCCGTACTCACCGGCGACCTCACGACCGCCGGCGAAAAAGAAATCCTCCGCACGGGAGCCTACCTCAAAAGCGATGTTCTAAAACTGGGCCACCACGGAAGTAAAACCTCGAGCAGCGTGCTTTTTTTAAATGCGGTAAATCCCCGCCTGGCGCTGATTTCCAGTGGGCGCCACAACCGGTTCCGGCACCCACACAAGCAGGTGACAAGGCGGCTGGATTCTTTAGGGATACCTTACCTGAATACGGCGACGAGCGGAACCATCACCGTCAAGTTCACGCCCGACACCATGCTCATAAACACGATGTGGAACTAG
- a CDS encoding glycoside hydrolase family 11 protein gives MKKNLVGLGIALTMGLATTIYAERCPNAWPAEGENYASGTIDGTNYSYEVWRDGYNAYLECYDDGGYLVYSKVADAIVRFGPKFDEPKTFDQHGNFSADYKFRTKGGGFGTPFFLVGIQGNTTEPKTEFYIIDYWIIRDTADTSAFGTRLGEFTVDGDTYDIWQNTANNYLSAQGDISYKRYFSIRRTVRDSGHIDITAHFKKWEELGLKVGKITDVMALVEASKGESSINFFQIDYFNITESADTTGETTAISRRASLPLLKGDARVFDMQGRYLGTGEKKISPAVRTVKKR, from the coding sequence ATGAAGAAGAATCTAGTGGGTTTAGGAATCGCCCTCACCATGGGCTTGGCTACGACTATCTATGCGGAAAGGTGTCCTAACGCATGGCCCGCGGAGGGCGAAAACTACGCCTCTGGCACGATAGACGGTACAAACTACAGTTACGAAGTCTGGCGCGATGGCTACAATGCTTATTTGGAGTGCTACGATGATGGCGGCTACTTAGTTTACTCCAAGGTCGCGGACGCTATCGTGCGCTTTGGTCCCAAGTTCGACGAGCCAAAGACCTTCGACCAGCACGGCAATTTTTCTGCGGACTACAAGTTTCGCACAAAAGGCGGCGGCTTCGGCACCCCCTTTTTCCTGGTCGGCATCCAGGGCAATACCACCGAGCCGAAAACCGAATTCTATATCATAGACTACTGGATAATCAGAGATACAGCCGACACATCAGCTTTCGGAACCAGGCTCGGCGAATTCACCGTCGATGGCGACACCTACGACATCTGGCAGAACACCGCCAACAACTACTTGAGCGCCCAGGGCGACATATCGTACAAGCGGTATTTCAGCATTCGCCGCACCGTACGCGACAGCGGCCACATCGACATTACCGCACACTTCAAGAAGTGGGAAGAGCTCGGCCTGAAGGTGGGCAAGATAACCGATGTCATGGCGCTTGTAGAAGCGAGCAAAGGGGAAAGCAGCATCAACTTTTTTCAAATTGACTACTTCAACATCACCGAATCGGCAGACACTACCGGCGAAACGACAGCCATTTCAAGGCGCGCAAGCCTACCGCTCCTAAAGGGCGATGCCCGTGTGTTCGACATGCAGGGCCGCTACCTCGGCACCGGCGAAAAGAAGATTAGCCCTGCCGTCAGGACCGTGAAGAAAAGATAA
- the hisF gene encoding imidazole glycerol phosphate synthase subunit HisF gives MLTKRLIVCLDVRDRKVTKGVKFKGNIDIGDPVEMGARYSDDGVDELVFYDITASAENRPCDMEMIRQIAKRVFIPFAVGGGIRNLDDMHQALLAGAEKVSVNSLAVLHPEIIAEGAKAFGRQCVVLGMDAKFVGVSEKIPSGYEVYIRGGRQAMGIDALEWAKKAEDLGVGEICLNSIDTDGVKNGYELCITDMIAKAVQVPVIASGGAGTPEHIVDLFRKTSADAALVASMVHFGDYTVPGIKGEMLKAGIPVRKKMNGEV, from the coding sequence ATGCTTACCAAACGTTTGATTGTGTGCTTGGATGTTCGTGACCGCAAGGTGACGAAGGGCGTGAAATTTAAGGGCAATATCGATATTGGCGACCCCGTGGAGATGGGAGCCCGCTATAGCGACGACGGTGTGGACGAACTCGTTTTTTACGATATTACCGCGAGCGCCGAGAACCGCCCCTGCGACATGGAAATGATCCGCCAGATAGCGAAACGCGTGTTTATCCCGTTCGCGGTGGGTGGCGGCATCCGCAACCTCGACGACATGCACCAGGCGCTGCTTGCCGGTGCCGAGAAGGTGAGCGTGAACAGTTTGGCCGTTCTCCATCCCGAGATCATTGCCGAGGGGGCGAAGGCCTTTGGGCGCCAGTGCGTGGTGCTGGGCATGGACGCCAAGTTCGTGGGCGTTTCCGAAAAGATTCCGAGCGGTTACGAGGTCTATATCCGCGGTGGACGCCAGGCCATGGGCATTGACGCCCTTGAATGGGCCAAGAAGGCCGAAGACCTGGGAGTGGGCGAGATTTGCCTCAACTCTATCGATACCGATGGCGTAAAGAACGGCTACGAGCTCTGCATTACCGACATGATTGCGAAAGCGGTGCAGGTGCCTGTGATTGCAAGCGGTGGCGCGGGCACGCCGGAGCACATTGTGGACCTGTTCCGCAAGACCAGTGCCGATGCGGCCCTGGTCGCCTCGATGGTGCACTTTGGCGATTACACGGTCCCGGGCATCAAGGGCGAAATGCTCAAGGCGGGGATTCCCGTGCGTAAAAAGATGAACGGAGAAGTTTAA
- the trxA gene encoding thioredoxin: protein MPAIHLTAENFDKAISSGQLVFVDFWATWCRPCQMMGPIIDELADEYKDKAIIAKMDVDADGSRDICMRFGITNIPNMKLFKNGVEVGNVVGAVPKATLKGVIDKNL from the coding sequence ATGCCTGCTATTCACCTTACCGCAGAAAATTTTGATAAAGCCATCAGTTCTGGCCAGTTGGTCTTTGTGGACTTTTGGGCGACTTGGTGCCGTCCGTGCCAAATGATGGGCCCGATTATCGACGAACTCGCCGACGAGTACAAGGACAAGGCGATCATCGCCAAGATGGACGTGGATGCCGACGGTTCCCGCGACATTTGCATGCGCTTTGGCATTACCAACATCCCCAACATGAAGCTCTTCAAGAATGGGGTCGAGGTCGGCAACGTCGTGGGCGCCGTGCCCAAGGCGACGCTCAAGGGCGTAATCGACAAGAACCTTTAG
- a CDS encoding ATP-dependent Clp protease ATP-binding subunit — protein sequence MSDFNNDAEKVLAKAQSLRDRCSHSYLGAAHLAVGLVEGPDATLKKLYKSKGAKTNELRGKLEPFVQKIPRMEGVNPDVEPDNDLNRILRASVQAARQVNRMVTPGDMLVALMKFSGDRGLAKVFEDALGSVEVVETWLSDPFAGAANAEEQSPLKLYGRELVEMAADGKLSPVIGREEEIRRVILILSRKTKNNPCLVGEPGVGKTAIVEGLAERIYRGDVPDALKGKKLFALDLSALMAGAKYRGDFEERLKAVLDALEEDGNTLLFIDEIHTIVGAGKTEGSMDLGNMLKPKLARGELHCIGATTTQEYRKYIEKDSALERRFQPVQVDEPSEEESISILRGIKDGFDAHHGVRLHDNALVAAVKLSNRYISDRFLPDKAIDLIDEAASLVKTQMDTVSEALDTLQRKELQMKIEEQALAKETDDTSVKRLKELREELATTDAAVKLMQDRWQERRAKNAELQGLKKSLQQAKDEMEQAEARYDLNRAAELKYNKIVNLEKEIAAKTEEIKKSASDSDLSEEVTEETIALVVSRWTGIPVTKLCEGEKAKLLHLDERLHARVIGQDEAVEAVSEAILRNRSGLSRENAPIGSFLFLGPTGVGKTELAKALAVELFDDENALVRIDMSEYMEKHSVSRLIGAPPGYVGYEEGGQLTEAVRTHPYCVILLDEIEKAHPDVFNTLLQVLDDGRLTDGKGRTVNFKNTLILMTSNLGAAHFQNRAGDAKPVTLKEIEPELRGFFRPEFLNRLDEVLVFQSLTKPQIRDIVKLKFKGLAERAARQDLQLTLTDKALDAIADGAYQPEFGARPIQRYLERNVERPLSHAILAGDVSAAKPVVIDYDGTAFTVK from the coding sequence ATGTCCGATTTTAATAACGATGCAGAAAAGGTGTTGGCGAAGGCGCAGAGCCTGCGCGACCGTTGCTCGCATTCCTACCTGGGTGCGGCACATTTGGCCGTGGGGCTAGTCGAAGGCCCGGATGCCACCCTGAAGAAACTCTACAAGTCGAAGGGCGCGAAGACGAACGAGCTCCGCGGCAAGCTGGAACCGTTCGTGCAGAAGATTCCGCGTATGGAAGGCGTGAACCCCGACGTGGAACCTGATAACGACTTGAACCGTATTTTGCGTGCCTCTGTGCAGGCGGCGCGTCAGGTGAACCGCATGGTGACCCCGGGCGACATGCTCGTGGCCTTGATGAAATTCTCGGGCGACCGTGGCCTTGCGAAAGTGTTCGAAGATGCGCTTGGTTCCGTGGAAGTCGTGGAAACCTGGCTGTCGGACCCGTTTGCGGGTGCTGCCAATGCCGAGGAACAGTCTCCGCTGAAACTCTACGGCCGTGAGCTTGTGGAAATGGCTGCCGACGGAAAACTCTCGCCGGTGATTGGCCGTGAAGAGGAAATCCGCCGTGTCATCTTGATTTTGAGCCGTAAGACGAAAAACAACCCGTGCCTAGTCGGTGAACCGGGCGTGGGTAAGACCGCCATTGTGGAAGGGCTCGCCGAGCGAATCTATCGCGGCGATGTGCCTGACGCTCTGAAGGGCAAGAAGTTGTTTGCGCTCGATTTGTCTGCCTTGATGGCGGGCGCAAAGTACCGCGGCGATTTCGAAGAACGTTTGAAAGCTGTGCTCGATGCACTTGAAGAAGACGGCAATACCTTGCTGTTCATCGATGAAATCCACACCATCGTGGGTGCAGGCAAGACCGAGGGTTCTATGGACCTGGGCAACATGCTCAAGCCGAAACTCGCCCGTGGCGAACTGCACTGCATCGGTGCCACCACCACGCAGGAATACCGCAAGTACATTGAGAAGGATTCCGCCTTGGAACGCCGTTTCCAGCCCGTGCAGGTTGACGAGCCGAGCGAAGAGGAATCGATTTCGATTCTGCGTGGCATCAAGGATGGCTTTGATGCGCACCATGGCGTGCGTCTGCACGACAACGCGCTCGTGGCGGCCGTGAAACTTTCGAACCGCTACATCAGCGACCGTTTCTTGCCGGACAAGGCTATCGACCTGATTGACGAGGCGGCTAGCCTTGTGAAGACGCAGATGGATACCGTATCCGAAGCCTTGGACACCTTGCAGCGTAAGGAACTCCAGATGAAAATCGAGGAGCAGGCCTTGGCGAAGGAAACCGACGACACCAGCGTAAAGCGCCTGAAAGAGTTGCGTGAAGAACTCGCGACGACGGATGCTGCAGTCAAGCTGATGCAGGACCGTTGGCAGGAGAGACGCGCGAAAAACGCCGAGTTGCAGGGGCTTAAGAAATCCTTGCAGCAGGCGAAGGACGAGATGGAGCAGGCCGAAGCCCGCTACGACTTGAACCGTGCCGCCGAACTCAAGTACAACAAGATTGTGAATCTCGAAAAGGAAATCGCCGCGAAGACGGAAGAAATCAAGAAGTCCGCCAGCGACAGCGACCTGAGCGAAGAGGTGACCGAAGAGACGATTGCCCTCGTGGTGAGCCGCTGGACCGGAATCCCTGTCACGAAGCTTTGCGAAGGCGAAAAGGCCAAGTTGTTGCACCTGGACGAGCGCCTGCATGCCCGCGTGATTGGCCAGGACGAAGCCGTGGAAGCGGTTTCGGAAGCAATACTCCGTAACCGTAGTGGACTTAGCCGCGAGAATGCGCCGATTGGTAGCTTCTTGTTCCTGGGCCCCACGGGTGTGGGCAAGACGGAACTTGCGAAGGCGCTCGCCGTGGAACTGTTCGACGACGAGAACGCGCTGGTGCGTATCGACATGAGCGAATACATGGAAAAGCATAGCGTGAGCCGCTTGATCGGTGCGCCTCCGGGATACGTGGGCTACGAAGAAGGCGGCCAGCTGACCGAAGCCGTGCGTACGCATCCGTACTGCGTGATTCTGCTCGACGAAATCGAGAAGGCTCACCCCGATGTGTTCAACACGCTGTTGCAGGTGCTTGACGACGGTCGTTTGACCGATGGCAAGGGTCGTACCGTGAATTTCAAGAACACCTTGATTCTCATGACGTCGAACCTGGGCGCCGCGCACTTCCAGAACCGCGCGGGCGATGCAAAGCCTGTGACCTTGAAGGAAATCGAGCCGGAACTCCGCGGCTTCTTCAGGCCGGAATTCCTGAACCGCCTGGACGAAGTGCTGGTGTTCCAGAGCTTGACGAAGCCGCAGATTCGTGACATCGTGAAGCTCAAATTCAAGGGGCTCGCCGAACGCGCCGCCCGTCAGGATTTGCAGCTCACGCTGACCGACAAGGCGCTCGATGCCATCGCCGATGGCGCTTACCAGCCGGAATTCGGCGCACGTCCGATCCAGCGTTACCTGGAAAGGAACGTGGAACGCCCGCTGAGCCACGCCATCCTCGCCGGAGACGTGAGTGCGGCAAAGCCGGTGGTCATCGACTACGACGGCACCGCATTTACGGTGAAGTAA
- a CDS encoding TldD/PmbA family protein: MNPEVAVKIFEAGRSAGADFVEIFEEETRSSSLGIKSSQIETATAGTEYGIGVRLLYGTEVLYGFTSDDSEEALVKLVKTLAFGRIAAAVGPSNASFEFAPEKRICDFNAAAYKDPRVLGQAIKQDFLFRADKAARALSPKIAQVGASVTDCCSQITLMNSEGLHLEMSRSRLRVNVNVTATDGSERLTTHEAPGALGGYELLEGYSPENLATVCAERVLRMLDAGYITGGQMPVVMGNGFGGVIFHEACGHPLETESVRRGASPFCGKIGEAIGQPCLTAIDDGTMDGVWGSLKYDDEGMPTQRTVLIENGILKTYMSDRVGAAEVGIARTGSARRESYKYAPVSRMRNTFIAPGKDSLDSMIASVDNGLYAARMAGGSVNPATGEFNFAVDEGYVIRNGKICEPVRGATLIGKGHEIMPRISMVGTDFEQAAGVCGASSGHIPVTVGQPSIKVDQILVGGR; the protein is encoded by the coding sequence GTGAACCCGGAAGTCGCTGTAAAGATTTTTGAGGCGGGCCGCAGCGCCGGTGCCGATTTTGTTGAGATTTTTGAAGAAGAGACCCGTAGCTCGAGCCTGGGCATCAAAAGCAGCCAGATTGAGACGGCGACCGCAGGTACCGAATACGGCATAGGCGTGCGCCTGCTTTACGGTACCGAGGTACTTTATGGCTTCACGAGCGATGACAGCGAAGAGGCTTTGGTTAAGCTAGTCAAGACGCTTGCTTTCGGGCGAATTGCTGCCGCCGTTGGCCCGTCGAACGCTTCGTTCGAATTCGCTCCCGAGAAGCGTATTTGCGATTTCAATGCGGCTGCCTACAAGGACCCGCGCGTCTTGGGACAGGCTATAAAGCAGGATTTTCTGTTCCGTGCCGACAAGGCCGCCCGCGCACTGTCTCCGAAGATTGCGCAGGTCGGCGCGAGCGTTACGGACTGCTGTTCTCAGATTACGCTCATGAACAGCGAAGGTTTGCACCTGGAAATGAGCCGCAGCCGCCTCCGCGTGAACGTGAATGTCACTGCGACGGACGGCTCCGAACGCCTGACGACGCACGAGGCTCCCGGGGCGCTCGGTGGTTACGAACTTTTGGAAGGTTACTCCCCGGAGAACCTTGCCACGGTGTGCGCCGAACGCGTGCTGCGCATGCTCGATGCCGGATACATTACCGGCGGACAGATGCCCGTGGTGATGGGCAACGGCTTTGGTGGCGTGATATTCCATGAAGCCTGCGGGCATCCGCTCGAAACGGAATCCGTACGGCGCGGGGCAAGCCCGTTCTGCGGCAAGATTGGCGAGGCGATTGGCCAGCCCTGCCTTACGGCGATTGACGACGGCACGATGGACGGCGTGTGGGGGAGCCTCAAGTACGATGACGAGGGAATGCCCACGCAGCGCACCGTCTTGATTGAAAATGGCATCTTGAAGACGTATATGAGCGACCGCGTGGGAGCCGCCGAAGTGGGGATTGCCCGTACGGGAAGTGCCCGCCGTGAAAGCTACAAGTACGCCCCCGTGAGCCGTATGCGCAATACCTTTATTGCTCCGGGCAAAGATTCGCTCGATTCCATGATCGCGAGCGTCGATAACGGCCTCTATGCGGCACGCATGGCGGGCGGTTCGGTGAACCCGGCGACGGGCGAATTCAACTTCGCGGTCGATGAAGGTTATGTTATCCGCAATGGCAAGATTTGCGAACCCGTCCGCGGAGCTACGTTGATCGGAAAGGGCCACGAAATTATGCCGCGTATTAGCATGGTTGGCACCGACTTTGAACAGGCTGCAGGCGTTTGCGGGGCCAGTTCGGGCCATATTCCCGTGACGGTTGGCCAGCCGAGCATCAAGGTAGACCAGATATTGGTCGGTGGGCGCTAG
- the hisC gene encoding histidinol-phosphate transaminase: MVEPRPELSKLSDYVPGKSIEEIRERYGLDRVVKLASNENPLGASPKAVEAFHQIADSLHLYPRGDAPKLIDTIAKKYSVKTSQIIIGNGSDEIIDMVGKAFIRQGDNCVGITPTFSVYKFTTLSNGADFIGVGEGEAKTSLAELAKAIDGNTRVVFICSPNNPTGHYYSDAEIRDFMKMVPQNVLVFLDEAYAEFATATDFPKTAALLKDFPNLFVNRTFSKIYGLAGLRIGYAMSSEDVVRAMWKIKPPFDVNQAAQVAAVAALGDADHVEATRALNAAGIKMLTAAFEGLGFKVLPTQGNFICVRIGERAKELVGFLEQNGMIVRGLTSFDMPEYIRVTIGKAEENEFLVALVKKWVG; the protein is encoded by the coding sequence ATGGTCGAACCGCGTCCTGAACTTTCGAAACTCAGCGATTATGTTCCCGGTAAATCCATTGAGGAGATCCGTGAACGCTATGGACTTGACCGGGTTGTAAAACTGGCAAGCAACGAGAACCCGCTCGGGGCATCCCCGAAGGCGGTCGAGGCATTCCACCAGATTGCCGACAGCTTGCACCTGTACCCGCGTGGCGACGCCCCGAAGCTTATTGACACGATTGCGAAGAAGTACTCCGTGAAGACTTCGCAGATCATTATTGGCAATGGCTCCGACGAAATCATTGACATGGTGGGCAAGGCGTTTATCCGCCAGGGTGACAACTGCGTGGGCATTACGCCGACTTTTTCGGTGTACAAGTTCACGACACTCTCGAACGGCGCCGACTTTATTGGCGTGGGCGAGGGCGAAGCGAAGACCTCCCTTGCGGAACTTGCCAAGGCAATTGACGGCAATACCCGCGTGGTGTTTATTTGCAGCCCCAACAACCCGACGGGGCATTACTATAGCGATGCCGAGATCCGTGATTTTATGAAGATGGTGCCGCAAAATGTGCTCGTGTTTTTGGACGAAGCGTATGCGGAATTTGCCACGGCGACGGATTTCCCCAAAACAGCCGCCCTCCTTAAGGACTTCCCCAACTTGTTTGTGAACCGCACTTTTAGCAAGATTTACGGCTTGGCAGGCTTGCGCATTGGTTATGCCATGTCGAGCGAAGACGTTGTCCGTGCCATGTGGAAAATCAAGCCCCCGTTTGACGTGAACCAGGCTGCGCAGGTAGCCGCGGTGGCGGCTCTCGGCGATGCCGATCACGTGGAGGCTACCCGCGCGCTGAATGCGGCTGGCATCAAGATGTTGACTGCGGCGTTTGAAGGACTCGGTTTCAAGGTGCTCCCCACGCAGGGCAACTTTATTTGCGTGCGCATTGGTGAACGCGCCAAGGAACTGGTGGGTTTCCTTGAACAGAACGGCATGATTGTTCGCGGTCTCACAAGCTTCGACATGCCGGAGTACATCCGGGTGACCATCGGCAAGGCCGAAGAAAATGAATTTTTGGTGGCTCTCGTCAAAAAGTGGGTAGGCTAA